In Nicotiana tabacum cultivar K326 chromosome 17, ASM71507v2, whole genome shotgun sequence, one DNA window encodes the following:
- the LOC107778507 gene encoding putative calcium-binding protein CML46, producing the protein MAAPSYLNRFPIKKFPVTTIPVPLLIHGFVGFFFLYIIFDCARRFFSFLSFAKSKVDGEKEKTYQKLTSFSEKVVDGSLCREEVELVMANLGIFVHPEGVKIQERLDSSDIFDLFGEELEAKEQDVKEAFGVFDENKDGFIDEWDLQRVLCALGLKQAADLENCKKMIMAFDENGDGRIDFQEFIKLI; encoded by the coding sequence ATGGCAGCTCCTAGTTATTTGAATCGCTTCCCAATCAAGAAGTTCCCTGTAACTACAATTCCTGTGCCTTTGCTAATTCATGGCTTCGTGGGCTTCTTCTTTCTGTATATAATCTTTGACTGTGCAAGAAGATTTTTCAGTTTTTTGTCTTTTGCTAAATCCAAAGTTGATGGTGAAAAGGAAAAAACCTACCAAAAGCTGACATCTTTTAGTGAGAAAGTAGTTGATGGAAGCCTATGCAGGGAAGAAGTTGAGTTAGTTATGGCTAATTTGGGAATTTTTGTCCATCCTGAAGGTGTAAAGATTCAAGAGAGGTTGGATTCTAGTGACATTTTTGACCTATTTGGAGAGGAACTAGAAGCTAAAGAGCAAGATGTTAAAGAAGCTTTTGGTGTCTTTGATGAGAACAAAGATGGATTTATTGATGAATGGGATTTGCAGAGAGTTCTGTGCGCTTTGGGATTAAAGCAAGCTGCAGACTTGGAAAATTGCAAGAAGATGATCATGGCTTTCGATGAAAATGGAGATGGCAGAATTGATTTCCAGGAATTTATCAAActgatttaa